One genomic window of Aptenodytes patagonicus chromosome 3, bAptPat1.pri.cur, whole genome shotgun sequence includes the following:
- the SLC25A27 gene encoding mitochondrial uncoupling protein 4: protein MSPAEEDKSLPLPERWPRASKFALSACAAAVAELVTFPLDLTKTRLQVQGEAAVHRNGAAAGQAVPYRGMLRTAAGIVQEEGLRKLWQGATPAVYRHIVYSGVRMVAYEHLRDSVLGRSEDESFPFWKAVVGGMSAGAIGQFFASPTDLVKVQMQMEGKRKLEGKPLRFRGVHHAFMKILSEGGIRGLWAGWVPNVQRAALVNMGDLTTYDSVKHFLLLNTPLVDNSVTHSVASCCSGLVAAVLGTPADVVKTRIMNQPRDKQGRGLLYKSSMDCLIQTVQGEGFMSLYKGFIPTWMRMAPWSLVFWLTYEQIRRICGVSSF from the exons ATGTCACCTGCAGAAGAAGACAAGAGCTTACCTCTTCCAGAGAGATGGCCCCGAGCCAGCAAATTCGCTTTGTCAGCCTGTGCAGCGGCTGTGGCAGAACTAG TGACATTTCCCCTGGATCTCACAAAAACTCGACTGCAGGTCCAAGGTGAAGCTGCCGTTCATCGCAATGGAGCTGCCGCCGGCCAGGCGGTCCCTTACCGCGGCATGCTGCGCACCGCGGCTGGCATTGTGCAAGAGGAGGGCTTACGAAAGCTCTGGCAAGGAGCCACGCCGGCCGTCTACCGCCACATAG tGTATTCTGGCGTTCGGATGGTTGCATACGAACATCTCCGAGACTCCGTGCTTGGCAGGTCTGAAGATGAAAGCTTTCCTTTCTG GAAAGCTGTAGTTGGAGGCATGTCTGCAGGTGCCATCGGACAGTTTTTCGCCAGCCCAACTGATCTGGTGAAGGTGCAGATGcagatggaaggaaaaaggaagctgGAAGGAAAGCCGTTAAG GTTTCGAGGAGTGCACCACGCATTTATGAAAATCCTGTCCGAAGGAGGAATACGGGGGCTTTGGGCTGGATGGGTGCCAAATGTCCAGAGAGCTGCTCTGGTGAACATGGGAG ATCTGACCACTTACGACTCAGTGAAACACTTTTTGCTTCTGAACACGCCGCTTGTGGACAATAGTGTGACTCACAGCGTTGCCAG TTGCTGTTCTGGCCTGGTAGCTGCTGTTCTGGGAACTCCTGCTGATGTTGTCAAAACCCGGATAATGAATCAGCCGAGAGATAAGCAGGGAAG GGGTCTGCTGTATAAGTCTTCCATGGACTGCTTGATTCAAACGGTACAGGGTGAAGGGTTTATGTCTCTATACAAAGGCTTTATACCAACCTGGATGCGAATG GCTCCTTGGTCACTGGTATTCTGGCTTACGTATGAACAAATCAGAAGGATCTGTGGAGTTAGTTCTTTTTAA